Proteins co-encoded in one Malus sylvestris chromosome 7, drMalSylv7.2, whole genome shotgun sequence genomic window:
- the LOC126627682 gene encoding mediator of RNA polymerase II transcription subunit 12-like, with the protein MQRYPPTGCTSAVNNTTIGGTSGRDSTRAESAALPNLPLASRRTSQLNPYKLKCDKDPLNTRLGPPDFHPQTPNCPEETLTKEYVQAGYRETVEGIEESREVSLSQAQAFSKLLVFRCKEAIKKRFRAINESRAQKRKAGQVYGVPLVDSLLSKPGVFPEQKPCGEELRKKWIEGLSQQHKRLRSLADHVPHGYRKRSLFEVLTRNNVPLLRATWFIKVTYLNQVRPGSTSLSSGTSDKLQLSRTELWTKDIIEYLQYLLDELFSRNKSHSSSNNRDRSPQTLYTASLPLRSDPASAVLDGEEPSVHFKWWYVVRLLQWHHAEGLLLPTLIIEWVLSQLQDKELLEIMQLFLPIIYGVLETVVLSQTYVRNLVRVAVRFIAEPSQGGSDLVDNSRRGYIVSSLVEMLRYLILAVPDTFVALDCFPLPSSVVSYVSKDGLPKISEDARKIKNVSAEVASAVRSKVFDTQYQSLAFDRIVSSIQKCAENLAKAARPSYPGHSIAKAVQALDRSLVQGDVRGAYRFLFEDPCDGVASESWIAGVSPCLRTSLKWIGTANLSFVCSVFFLCEWATCDFRDFRTAPPCELKFTGRKDFSQVFVVTRLLKLKIRDLQSSPHRKNDSVLGVSSVAKGSTQQNNFPVSRVSLGNSCEVKPKNVDQRSMKSSNIFESPGPLHDIIVCWIDQHEAGKGEGLKRLQLLLIELIRCGIFNPHAYVRQLIVSGIMDMNGLVVEVDRRKRHFRILKLLPGLFMRDALEEAGIAEGPQLSEAMNFYITERRLILRGLLSDQNKNVSVLKQKNYPIPGKDGGLPVKVASKSGKTDADVEELKEAISVLLQLPNSSSSTTDTGLDESHGSVKRPFGSIYNKMDLGEGTPGCEECRRAKRQKVSGERSSCIQGKFSIPSDDEDTWWMRKRPKSLEPLKVDPPVKSTKQVSRNRQKIVRKTQSLAQLAAARIEGSQGASTSHVCNNKVSCPHHKSGVEGETPKSIDPTKMNHGGDIVSIGKALKRLQFVEKRTITVWIMTVIRQLVEETEKTIAKVGQFGRTFTSVDDRSSMRWKLGEDELSAALYLMDVSNDLVSAVKFLLWLLPKVSGPSSTIHSGRNIMLLPRNAENQVCELGEAFLVSSLRRYENIIIATDLIPEVLSVTMHRASAVVASNGRVSGSAALAYSRYLLKRYSNVASVIEWEKSFKPTCDKRLLSELESGQSVDGELGFPLGVPAGVEDLDDFFRQKISGVRLSRVGLNMKEIVQRNVNVDDAFQYFFGKERKLFAAGAPKGPPVDKWDDGYQISQKVITELMDCIRQTGGAAQEGDPSLVSSAISAIVGNVGLTIAKVPDFRAGGSYSTFPSATDSLNFARRILRIHISCLCLLKEALGERQTRVFEVALATEACSALAGVFAPGKAPRNQYHSSPESHDSNTNMSNDILNSKVVLGRTTKVAAAVSALVIGAVVQGVTSLERLVTVFRLKERLDVIQFVRSSRSNSNGNARSAGAFKGDNSLEVYVHWFRLLIGNCRTVSDGLVVELLGEPSVIALSRLQRILPLDLVFPPAFSIFAFVMWRPFLLSTSFAARDDFNQSYQSLTTAIGDAIKHSPFRDVCLRDSQGFYDLVAADGSDAEFAAMLELNGSDMHKKSEAFIPLRARLFLNAIMDCKMPHSSFTQVEANQVSGHGESKVQFAERETKLVDKLVHILDTLQPAKFHWQWVELRLLLNEQALIEKLKDTQDVSLVDAIRSSLPSPEKVAASENEKYFIEIILTRLLVRPDAAPLFSDVVHLFGRSLADSMLLQVKWFLGGSDVLYGRKTIRQRLLNIAESKGLSIKTQFWKPWGWCSYDADPVTNRGDKRKFEVTSLEEGEMVEEGTDLKKYGKGATQTLDIKSYNVTQQHVTERALIELLLPCIDQSSDESRNTFANDLIKQLGSIEQQVSPVTRGTNKQAGPTPSGVEGPTSKGNSRKGIRGGSPGLARRAAGAADSGPPSPAALRASVSLRLQLLLRLLPIICTDREPSGRNMRHGLASVVLRLLGNRVVYEGADLCFNIMQSTFSKRDAESSTEAASAAFAELSNESLFDQLLFVLHGLLSSCQPSWLRYTKSTIEGGKDLAAFDRELADNLQKDLDRMQLPEIIRWRIQTAMPVVIPSVQRLVSCQPPPVPDTALAVLQPSISVSGLHAGSSHPPQRNQAPLARTVTNIPGKFKPLPSQDYDMDIDPWTLLEDGAGSGPSSSSSALIGSADHGNLRASSWLKGAVRVRRKDLTYIGAVDDDS; encoded by the exons ATGCAAAGGTATCCTCCCACTGGCTGCACTAGTGCAGTTAACAACACAACAATAGGTGGGACATCAGGGAGGGATTCTACCCGAGCTGAATCGGCTGCATTGCCTAACTTACCTCTAGCTTCTAG GCGCACATCGCAGTTAAACCCTTACAAATTGAAGTGTGATAAAGACCCTTTGAATACCCG ACTTGGGCCACCTGACTTTCACCCCCAAACGCCAAATTGCCCAGAGGAGACTCTTACCAAGGAATACGTGCAAGCTGGATACAGAGAGACTGTTGAAGGAATTGAG GAATCTAGAGAGGTTTCTCTGAGTCAGGCTCAAGCTTTTAGCAAGCTTCTTGTCTTCAGGTGCAAAGAG GCAATCAAAAAACGTTTTAGGGCTATCAATGAATCCCGGGCTCAAAAGAGGAAG GCTGGTCAAGTGTACGGTGTTCCTCTTGTTGATTCATTGTTGTCAAAGCCAGGTGTTTTTCCTGAACAAAAGCCCTGTGGTGAAGAGTTGCGAAAAAAATGGATTGAG GGTCTGTCACAACAACACAAGCGCTTGCGTTCATTGGCTGATCATGTCCCTCATGGGTATAGGAAAAGATCTTTGTTTGAAGTTCTTACAAGGAATAATGTTCCATTGCTGAGAGCAACTTGGTTTATTAAAGTAACTTATCTTAATCAG GTCAGGCCAGGTTCTACCAGTTTATCATCTGGGACATCTGATAAACTTCAGTTGTCCCGCACAGAGCTTTGGACAAAAGATATTATTGAGTATCTGCAGTACCTTCTCGATGAGTTATTCTCGAGAAATAAATCTCATTCCAGTTCAAACAACAGAGATAGATCACCACAAACTTTATATACTGCGTCACTGCCACTAAGGAGTGATCCAGCATCAGCAGTCCTTGATGGTGAGGAGCCTTCCGTACATTTCAAGTGGTGGTATGTTGTGCGGCTTCTGCAATGGCATCATGCCGAGGGGCTGCTTCTTCCTACACTCATCATTGAGTGGGTTCTAAGTCAACTACAG GATAAAGAATTGCTTGAGATTATGCAGTTGTTTTTGCCTATTATTTATGGTGTTCTGGAAACTGTTGTTTTATCTCAAACATATGTGCGCAATCTTGTGAGAGTAGCTGTTCGTTTCATTGCCGAACCTTCTCAAGGTGGATCAGATCTTGTAGATAACTCCCGTAGGGGGTACATAGTGTCTTCTTTGGTTGAGATGCTTCGCTATTTAATACTTGCTGTGCCTGATACGTTTGTAGCTTTGGATTGCTTTCCTCTACCATCCTCTGTAGTTTCCTATGTTTCAAAAGATGGATTACCAAAGATATCTGAGGATGCAAGAAAGATTAAAAATGTTTCAGCAGAAGTTGCTTCTGCAGTAAGAAGCAAAGTTTTTGATACTCAATATCAGTCCCTGGCTTTTGATCGTATTGTTTCATCTATTCAGAAATGTGCTGAAAATCTTGCAAAGGCTGCAAGGCCTAGCTATCCAGGTCATAGTATAGCTAAAGCTGTACAGGCCCTAGATAGATCTCTTGTGCAGGGAGATGTTCGAGGGGCTTATAGATTTCTGTTTGAAGATCCTTGTGATGGAGTTGCAAGTGAAAGTTGGATTGCAGGAGTTAGTCCATGTTTACGAACTTCATTGAAGTGGATTGGGACTGCAAACTTGTCATTTGTTTGCTCTGTATTTTTCCTCTGTGAGTGGGCAACATGTGATTTCAGGGATTTTAGGACTGCCCCACCTTGTGAGCTGAAATTTACTGGCAGAAAGGATTTCTCTCAGGTATTTGTTGTTACTaggcttttgaagctaaagatAAGAGATTTGCAAAGTTCACCTCATCGTAAGAATGACAGCGTCCTTGGAGTCAGTAGTGTTGCAAAAGGTTCTACCCAGCAGAACAATTTTCCTGTCAGCAGAGTTTCCTTGGGAAATTCCTGTGAGGTTAAACCAAAAAATGTTGATCAAAGAAGTATGAAATCGTCAAATATATTCGAGAGCCCTGGTCCTTTACACGATATCATAGTGTGTTGGATTGATCAACATGAAGCAGGCAAAGGAGAAGGTTTGAAGCGCCTTCAACTACTTCTAATTGAACTTATCCGGTGTGGTATTTTTAATCCTCATGCTTATGTTAGGCAGCTGATAGTTAGTGGGATTATGGATATGAATGGACTGGTGGTTGAAGTAGACCGGCGGAAGAGGCATTTTCGTATCTTGAAGCTGTTGCCTGGGCTCTTTATGCGTGATGCTTTGGAAGAAGCAGGGATTGCCGAAGGGCCACAACTTTCAGAGGCCATGAACTTCTACATAACCGAGCGCCGCCTAATACTTCGTGGGCTTCTCTCTgatcaaaataaaaatgtgtCTGTTCTGAAGCAAAAGAATTATCCAATTCCTGGAAAAGATGGTGGTTTGCCAGTAAAAGTGGCCAGTAAAAGTGGCAAGACTGATGCTGATGTCGAAGAACTAAAGGAAGCAATATCAGTTCTTTTGCAACTGCCAAATAGTTCATCCTCAACAACGGATACAGGGCTTGATGAATCCCACGGGAGTGTTAAGAGGCCTTTTGGGTCAATCTATAACAAGATGGATCTGGGAGAAGGCACCCCTGGGTGTGAAGAATGCAGAAGAGCAAAGAGGCAAAAAGTGAGTGGCGAAAGGAGCTCATGCATCCAAGGAAAATTTTCAATTCCTTCAGATGATGAAGATACCTGGTGGATGAGGAAGAGACCTAAGTCCTTGGAGCCATTGAAGGTTGATCCACCTGTTAAATCAACCAAACAGGTCTCTAGGAACCGGCAGAAGATAGTTCGTAAAACTCAAAGTCTAGCTCAACTTGCAGCTGCTAGGATTGAAGGTAGCCAGGGAGCATCTACAAGTCATGTCTGCAATAATAAAGTAAGCTGTCCACATCATAAAAGTGGAGTTGAGGGGGAAACCCCGAAGTCTATAGATCCAACCAAAATGAACCATGGTGGGGATATTGTTTCAATTGGAAAAGCTTTAAAGCGGCTGCAATTTGTAGAGAAGAGGACAATTACGGTTTGGATAATGACTGTTATCAGGCAGCTTGTTGAAGAGACTGAAAAGACCATTGCGAAGGTTGGCCAATTTGGTAGGACTTTCACATCTGTTGATGATAGGAGCTCCATGCGGTGGAAGCTTGGTGAAGATGAACTTTCTGCTGCACTGTATTTGATGGATGTTTCAAATGATTTAGTTTCAGCAGTCAAGTTTCTCCTTTGGTTGCTGCCAAAGGTTAGTGGCCCTAGTTCTACAATCCATAGTGGTAGGAACATTATGCTGTTGCCCAGAAATGCTGAAAATCAAGTGTGTGAATTGGGGGAGGCATTTCTGGTATCATCACTCCGAAG GTATGAGAACATAATTATTGCTACAGATCTTATTCCAGAAGTCTTGTCTGTTACAATGCATCGTGCTTCAGCCGTAGTGGCATCTAATGGAAGAGTTTCAGGTTCAGCTGCCTTAGCATACAGTCGGTATTTATTGAAGCGATACAGCAATGTAGCTAGTGTCATTGAATGGGAAAAGAGTTTCAAGCCAACATGCGATAAGAGACTTCTTTCTGAACTTGAGTCTGGACAGTCGGTAGATGGGGAGTTGGGGTTTCCGCTTGGTGTTCCAGCCGGAGTCGAAGATCTTGATGATTTTTTCCGCCAAAAGATTAGTGGGGTCCGGTTATCCAGGGTGGGTTTAAACATGAAAGAAATAGTGCAACGAAATGTGAATGTTGATGATGCCTTTCAGTACTTTTTTGGGAAAGAGAGAAAGCTCTTTGCTGCTGGTGCTCCTAAAGGCCCTCCTGTTGATAAATGGGACGATGGATATCAGATATCTCAAAAAGTAATTACAGAACTGATGGACTGCATTAGGCAAACTGGTGGTGCTGCTCAAGAAGGGGATCCATCTTTGGTGTCTTCTGCCATTTCTGCTATTGTGGGTAATGTAGGGCTAACTATAGCAAAGGTTCCAGATTTTAGAGCAGGGGGTAGCTATTCAACCTTTCCATCTGCCACTGATTCCTTGAACTTTGCTAGGCGTATTTTGCGTATCCATATAAGTTGCCTATGCCTCCTTAAGGAAGCTCTTGGAGAGCGCCAAACCCGTGTGTTTGAGGTAGCTCTTGCGACAGAAGCTTGTTCTGCTCTTGCTGGGGTTTTTGCTCCTGGAAAGGCCCCTCGAAATCAATATCACTCCTCCCCTGAATCCCATGATTCCAACACTAATATGTCTAATGACATTTTGAATAGTAAAGTAGTTCTTGGGAGGACTACAAAAGTTGCAGCTGCTGTTTCTGCACTAGTCATCGGGGCGGTTGTTCAAGGAGTTACTAGCTTGGAGAGATTGGTGACTGTATTCAGGTTAAAGGAAAGGTTGGATGTAATTCAATTTGTAAGGAGTAGTAGATCCAACTCTAATGGCAATGCTCGTTCTGCTGGGGCATTTAAGGGTGATAACTCGCTTGAAGTTTATGTGCATTGGTTTAGACTTCTCATTGGAAACTGCAGAACGGTCTCTGATGGATTGGTTGTGGAACTCTTGGGTGAACCCTCTGTAATAGCTCTTTCGAGGTTGCAGCGTATACTCCCTCTTGATTTAGTTTTTCCACCTGCTTTTTCAATATTTGCTTTTGTTATGTGGCGGCCATTCCTTCTTAGCACTAGCTTTGCAGCCCGGGATGATTTTAACCAATCATATCAATCTTTAACAACAGCTATAGGTGATGCTATAAAGCACTCTCCTTTTCGTGATGTGTGTTTGAGAGATAGTCAGGGTTTCTATGATCTTGTAGCTGCAGATGGTAGTGATGCTGAATTTGCAGCCATGCTAGAGTTAAATGGTTCAGACATGCATAAAAAATCCGAGGCTTTTATTCCATTACGTGCAAGGCTTTTTCTAAATGCCATAATGGATTGTAAGATGCCACACTCTTCATTTACACAGGTTGAAGCAAATCAGGTCTCTGGACATGGTGAGTCTAAAGTCCAATTTGCAGAGCGTGAAACAAAGCTTGTAGATAAGCTTGTACATATTTTAGATACCCTGCAACCTGCGAAATTTCATTGGCAGTGGGTAGAGCTTAGGCTCCTTTTGAATGAACAAGCCCTCATTGAAAAACTTAAAGACACTCAAGATGTGTCTTTAGTGGATGCCATTCGGTCGTCATTGCCTAGTCCTGAAAAGGTTGCTGCCTCCGAGAATGAGAAATATTTCATTGAGATCATCCTTACAAGGTTATTAGTCAGACCTGATGCTGCACCCCTTTTCTCGGATGTGGTTCATCTTTTTGGGAGATCACTAGCAGATTCTATGTTGTTGCAGGTCAAATGGTTCCTGGGTGGCTCAGATGTTCTTTATGGACGAAAAACCATTAGACAACGTCTTCTTAATATTGCTGAAAGTAAGGGTCTCTCAATTAAGACCCAATTTTGGAAGCCGTGGGGATGGTGTAGTTATGATGCTGATCCTGTGACAAACAGGGGAGATAAGAGAAAGTTTGAAGTCACCTCCCTTGAAGAGGGTGAGATGGTTGAAGAGGGAACAGACTTGAAAAAGTATGGGAAAGGGGCCACTCAAACATTGGACATTAAAAGCTACAATGTCACTCAGCAGCATGTGACAGAGAGGGCTCTCATTGAATTACTTCTTCCATGTATAGATCAAAGTTCTGATGAGTCACGCAATACATTTGCAAACGATTTGATCAAGCAGTTGGGTAGTATTGAGCAACAAGTTAGTCCAGTTACTCGTGGGACAAATAAGCAAGCAGGACCAACTCCTTCTGGAGTTGAAGGTCCTACAAGCAAAGGAAATAGCCGCAAAGGTATAAGGGGTGGCAGTCCTGGATTAGCTAGGCGTGCAGCAGGAGCAGCTGATTCTGGTCCACCGTCCCCTGCAGCTTTGCGAGCTTCTGTGTCACTTCGGTTGCAGTTGCTCTTAAGATTGCTTCCTATCATTTGCACAGACAG GGAGCCATCTGGCCGGAACATGAGGCATGGGCTTGCCTCTGTAGTACTACGTCTTCTAGGAAACCGAGTTGTGTACGAGGGTGCAGACCTATGCTTCAATATCATGCAGAGTACTTTCTCTAAGAGGGATGCAGAGTCTTCAACAGAAGCTGCCTCTGCAGCTTTTGCAGAATTGTCAAATGAAAGTCTCTTTGACCAATTATTGTTCGTTCTGCATGGGCTGTTAAGCAGTTGCCAGCCAAGTTGGTTGAGGTATACTAAGTCAACGATTGAGGGGGGGAAAGATTTAGCTGCATTTGATCGTGAACTGGCAGATAATTTGCAG AAGGACTTAGATCGTATGCAACTTCCTGAAATTATTCGCTGGCGTATCCAAACTGCAATGCCAGTGGTTATCCCTTCTGTTCAGCGCCTTGTCTCTTGCCAACCACCACCTGTTCCAGATACTGCTTTGGCCGTTCTTCAACCCAGCATATCGGTTTCTGGGTTGCATGCTGGAAGCTCACACCCACCTCAAAGAAATCAGGCTCCTCTGGCGCGGACAGTAACTAACATACCAGggaaatttaaaccattgccatCACAGGATTATGATATGGATATTGACCCATGGACACTGCTGGAAGATGGTGCAGGTTCAGGCCCATCTTCAAGTAGCAGTGCTTTGATAGGCAGTGCGGACCATGGCAATCTTCGAGCATCTAGCTGGCTCAAGGGGGCAGTGAGGGTGAGACGAAAGGATCTCACATACATTGGTGCTGTGGATGATGACAGCTGA
- the LOC126627686 gene encoding rop guanine nucleotide exchange factor 2-like, producing MDNSPSYDEQYDLGYQPSPSSVDQTDHSLAETSTSGDSFMYRRTNSETSVFSESVDDSSYSGEASPWFYPNVKSNQASLTRLGMKLHNKNASDETLQDDDAVDSELEMMKERFAKLLLGEDMSGSGKGVCTAVTISNSITNLYATVFGQNLRLEPLNPEKKAMWKREMNCLLSVCDYIVELIPISQNLQDGTEVEFMKSRPRSDLYINLPALQKLDAMLIEVLDSFQDTEFWYAEKGSMSSNSTRTGSFRRVVVQRNEEKWWLPVPCVPPGGLSEKARKHLKHKRDSSNQIHKAAMAINSSILAEMEIPDSYMSTLPKSGRACLGDSIYRYMCTTDKFSPDHLLDCLNIATEHEALDLADRVEASMYTWRRKACMSNSKSSWTMVKDLMSETDRNDKNHVLAERAECLLLCLKQRYPELSQTSLDTCKIQCNKDVGQSVLESYSRVLESLAFNIVAWIDDVICVERSVRNQDK from the exons ATGGACAATTCACCAAGTTATGATGAACAATATGATCTGGGTTACCAGCCTTCACCTTCTTCTGTGGATCAAACTGATCATTCGCTTGCGGAAACTTCAACAAGTGGTGATTCTTTTATGTACCGCCGGACAAATTCAGAGACCTCGGTTTTCTCTGAGTCTGTGGATGACAGCAGCTACTCTGGTGAAGCTTCTCCTTGGTTCTACCCAAATGTAAAATCCAACCAGGCGTCTCTTACCAGACTTGGAATGAAGCTGCATAACAAGAATGCCTCTGATGAAACACTTCAAGATGACGACGCAGTTGATTCAG AGCTTGAGATGATGAAAGAACGATTTGCAAAGCTCTTGTTGGGTGAAGACATGTCAGGAAGTGGGAAAGGTGTGTGCACCGCGGTCACAATATCAAATTCGATAACCAACCTCTACG CCACTGTGTTTGGACAAAACTTGAGGCTGGAGCCACTGAATCCTGAGAAGAAAGCCATGTGGAAGAGGGAGATGAACTGTCTTCTATCAGTTTGTGATTACATCGTAGAACTTATCCCCATATCACAAAACTTACAAGATGGGACAGAAGTGGAG TTCATGAAAAGCAGGCCAAGATCTGATCTTTATATCAACCTTCCAGCTTTGCAAAAGCTTGACGCAATGCTTATT gAAGTACTTGATAGTTTCCAGGATACCGAATTCTGGTATGCAGAAAAAGGGAGCATGTCATCCAATTCAACGCGTACAGGATCATTTAGAAGGGTGGTTGTTCAGCGGAATGAGGAGAAATGGTGGTTGCCGGTTCCATGTGTTCCTCCGGGAGGCCTCTCTGAGAAGGCAAGGAAACATTTGAAACACAAACGTGACAGTTCTAATCAAATCCACAAAGCAGCCATGGCAATCAATAGCAGTATTCTTGCTGAGATGGAAATCCCAGACTCATACATGTCAACTCTTCCAAAG AGTGGAAGAGCTTGTCTTGGAGACTCCATATACCGCTACATGTGCACCACAGACAAGTTCTCTCCAGACCACCTTCTGGACTGCCTCAACATAGCAACTGAACACGAAGCACTTGATCTTGCAGACAGGGTCGAAGCTTCGATGTACACGTGGAGACGTAAAGCGTGCATGAGCAACTCAAAATCTTCATGGACCATGGTAAAAGATCTAATGTCGGAAACAGACAGGAACGACAAGAATCATGTTTTGGCGGAGAGAGCCGAGTGTTTGCTGTTGTGTCTGAAGCAGAGATATCCTGAGCTCTCTCAGACATCCTTGGATACTTGCAAAATCCAATGCAATAAG GATGTGGGGCAATCAGTACTGGAGAGCTACTCGAGAGTGTTGGAGAGTTTGGCATTCAACATTGTTGCTTGGATTGACGATGTAATTTGTGTCGAGAGATCCGTGAGAAACCAAGACAAATAG
- the LOC126630155 gene encoding elicitor-responsive protein 3, with translation MKVGTLEVLLVDAEGIRHTNLLGRPSYYVIIKCGNQEYRSKQSSGEDEKVSWNEKITFKFPLSNWKKLTHLKLRIMDTELFTDAGFVGETMIHLGGIVTVGRDSGFIELKPLPYNVVLEDDTYKGEIRIGFRFTANIWLTRSETQRPATAISPESQISSIPGKLQEPKAQ, from the exons ATGAAAGTAGGAACCCTTGAAGTGCTTCTTGTTGATGCTGAAGGCATTAGGCACACAAATCTTCTTG GTAGACCATCCTACTACGTGATCATAAAGTGTGGAAATCAAGAATATAGAAGCAAACAGTCATCAG GTGAAGATGAAAAGGTTAGCTGGAATGAAAAAATCACGTTTAAATTTCCCTTGTCAAATTGGAAGAAGCTGACTCATCTCAAACTCAGAATTATGGACACTGAATTATTCACAGATGCGGGATTTGTTGGTGAAACCAT GATTCATCTTGGTGGTATAGTTACTGTGGGAAGGGACAGCGGTTTCATTGAATTAAAACCACTTCCATACAATGTGGTGCTTGAAGATGACACCTATAAAGGAGAGATAAGGATTGGATTCCGATTTACTGCAAAT ATTTGGTTAACAAGATCTGAAACCCAACGACCTGCAACTGCCATTTCGCCGGAATCGCAGATCTCATCGATTCCCGGAAAACTTCAAGAGCCAAAAGCTCAGTAA